TGATTGCAGTGGGTGCTGTGGATAGCAAACCGGATTACGACTTTGCAAATGATGTATCCCTGCACTTGTTCGAGCTGGCTGATGGCCAAACGGCTCAAGCTGTCGTTGTGAACCAAGCTGCTGAACAGGAGCTAACAGTTAACGTTACACGTAATGGATCAGTGCTGGAAGTTCGTGCTGAAGGCGCGGGCAAACCATGGAACTTGGTGCTTCGAGGCATTGAGAGTGTATCTAACGTTGATGGTGGTTCCCAAGTATCTGGTGCAACTGGTGTTGTCGTTACGGCAGCAACAGGCGCAACCTCACTTACAATCCAACTGTAAAATGATATAGTAAAGGAAAAGGACGGTGCCGTAAGGTGCCGTCTGTTTGTCTACAAGGATAGGAGATTGAATGAAATGAGTACGATGAATTCGGGTTTGCACTGTACGATATCAGCTGAGATGCTGCATCAACTGGTAGAGATTAATTTTGGAAGCGATACCAAAGTGAAGGAGTTTGGTCTCCTGCAAGGTGGACTTTTTAATACAACCTATCGAATTCAACTTGAACATACATCCTATACGGATGTGATTTTACGTTTGGCCCCGGAGCGGGGAGAGATGGCGGTCGGTTCTGCGAGTGATCCCCTGTTTTCGTTCGAACGCACCATGATGGCGGCTGAACCGGTCGTGTATGAATATTACCGCAAGGCAGGTATTCCTGCTCCCAACATTATCGCCTGTGATGACAGCGGATCCATCATTCCAAGAACGTACATGTTTATGGCGTTTATCCCGAGTAAGCAGCTGGATCACGTATCAATTTCAAAGGAAGACAAACAGCGATTGTACCATCAGCTTGGTGTCTATACCGCCATCATGCATCAGATCGAGGGCGCATCGTTTGGATGGCCCCAGGGTGATGGGACGATTAAAGGCTCGGATCAATGGTCCGAGGTGCTGCATTCTTTTGCAGAAGAAACGGCACTTAAAGCGGCACAAGTCGGTTACATGTCAGGTGTGGGAGAAGAGATCGCCGCTATTTTCATCAAAAATAAAGACTTATTCGATCAAGTGACCCGTCCGGTACTCGTTCATAATGACCTGTGGGAAGCAAATGTGCTTGTTCATCAGGAAAAAGGCGAGCTAAATATTGCGGCCATCATTGATGGAGATCGTTCCATGTTCGCCGACAGGGAGTTTGAAGCCATATTGTCGACAGAATCGCTGGCTTTTCATGAAGGATATGATCGTCCACTGGACTCATCCGCTGAAGGACAGGCACGCAGGCTTGCGTACCGAATACTGTCTTCGTATTTTAATGCCTACGTTCATGAACATCAGGTCAATCAACCTGAAGATGGTCAGAAGTATCGCCAGCGTACGCTGGATTTACTGGAGCAATGGAAGCAACTTGCACATCACTAATTCGCAGGGGGAATGAAGGATGAAGGAGTATCATCAATACCCGATGTGGGATGTATCACGTTCACTTGAGGAACGGTTGGATGACCTGATTGCACGATTAACAACGGAAGAGAAGATCAGACTAATTCCTACACGCGAAGCAGCTGTACCAAGATTGGGCATCCCAGCCTACAACGTTGGGGGCGAAGCTGCCCATGGGGTTGCATGGAAAGGGGAGGCAACGGTATTTCCGCAACCTCTCGGTCTATCAAGTACCTGGAATACGAGACTTATGCGAGAGATCGGTTCAGTCATTGGCGATGAGGCGAGGGCATACCATCACCGTAATCCTGAAGTTCACGGGTTAACCTTGTGGGCACCCACGGTTGACCTGGAACGTGACCCACGCTGGGGCAGAACGGAAGAGGGGTATGGCGAGGACCCGGTCCTTACGGGTGAAATGTCGGCAGCTCTCGTCAAAGGTATGCAAGGAAATGATCCTTTTTATCTGAAAATGGTCGCTACATTGAAACACTTTTTTGCCAATAATAACGAGAAAGATCGGCTGAATTGTTCATCCAGCATCGATCCGCGTAATCTGCGGGAATATTATTTAAAAGCATTTGAGACGCCATTTGTAGAAGGCGGAGCCTTGTCCATGATGACAGCTTACAATTCCATCAACGGTACACCTGCCATTGAAAGTCCATATGTGAATGATGTGGTTAAGGGTGAGTGGGCAATGCCAGGTTTTATTGTATGCGATGGGGGGGATCTCTCTCAGACGGTGGACTATCATGGTTATCATACCAGCCATGCCGAATCAGCAGCAGGTGCGTTGAAGGCAGGAGTGGATTGTCTTACGGATGAAGTTGATCTTGTTGTATCTGCTCTGGAAGATGCGCTTGATCAGGATCTGTTGGAGATAGCTGATTTGGACCGAGCGATCCGCAACATCTTTGGTGTGCGGATGCGACTTGGACAACTGGATCAGTCGGGATGTAACCCGTATGCCTCCATACCCGAGTCGGTACTATGTGCACCAGAACATGCCAAACTTAGTTATCGTGCTGCTGCCGAATCCATTGTTTTACTCCAAAATGATGGATTGCTTCCCTTGAAGCCAGAAGCATTACAGAAGATCAGTGTCATTGGACCGCTTGCCGATGTGGTCTATACCGATTGGTACAGTGGCACACTGCCTTATCGTGTATCCGTCCTCGATGGACTGCGTAATCGATTACCCCAGACAGACGTAACGTATACAGATGGGAATGACCGTATTCAGTTGAAGACAGCAGACGGACAGGTTATTTCCTTGGGAGCGGAAGGTACGCTCGTCGCTGTATCGCAGGACAGTACACCTGCAGCCGCCGAGTTTGTACATCAGGATTGGGGCTCGGGAAGTCATACGCTGAGAAGTGTGAACAATCATCGATACGTTAGTTTAACCGAGCAAGGCATCTATCAGGCAAATGCACCAGAGATTGGTGGCTGGTTTGTGAAGGAAGTTGTTCGATTCGAACCCCAGTCGGACGGGAGCAACATCTTGCGAACGTGGAACGGAATTCCCGTTGGAGTGAGCGAACATCAGGGACGGTCTGCTTTATCGCCAGTGCCGCCACAGGCAGAACCAGCGACCAGTACTACGGATGATGTTGGTGATTCTGGACGCCCAAATCATTCACCAAGCAACATACAGAAGGCTACTGCTATCGAGATCAACATCGTGACATCCGGAATACAACAAGCCGAAGAAGCTGCACGTAGCAGTCAGGCTTCGGTCGTTGTTGTTGGCAACAGCCCATACATCAACGGCAAAGAAGAGATCGACCGCCCAAGTCTGCTGCTTCCGCCGAATCAGGTCGAACTTGTCAAAGCCGTGTGTGAAGCTAATCCCAATACGGTGGTTGTCATTATGGGCAGTTATCCATTTGCCTTGCAGGAGTTAAAAGGTATTGCCCGGGCAATCGTATATATGACACATGCTGGTCAGGAGTTGGGTAATGCGCTTGCGGATGTGCTGTTAGGTCAATATGCTCCGGCAGGCAGACTGAACATGACATGGTATGAAGATGAATCCCAGCTTCCTGACATCATGGATTATGACATTATTCAGAATGGTATGACCTATATGTATCATCAAGGACCGGTCCAATATGCATTTGGTCATGGCCTGACCTACTCGGAATTCGAATACGAGGCAATTCGTGTAAGTCGTAGTGCTCCGGTGGAAGACACCACCACAGATCAATTGAAGATTGAAGTGGAGGTACACAATACAGGTGAACGTGATAGTGATGAAGTCGTACAAATCTATGGGTCTTCATATACCTCGCGAGTGAAGCGCGCTCAGAAGCAACTGCTTGCTTTCCGTCGTATCCATGTGAAAGCAGGGACGCGTGTTACGATTCATTTCGAGATTCCTATTCAGAAGCTGGCGCTATGGGATGTTACCCGAGATCGATACTGCCTGGAGACAGCGACCTGGGCCATCCTGGCAGGGCGTTCTTCCGCCGATATACGCCAGTCGGCTGATATTAAGATTGAAGGTGAGACGATTCCTGATCGTCCGCTGCACTTGCTTACCTTTGCCGAGAATTACGATGCTTGTAGAGGTGTTCTGTTGGATGAATGTCTGGAAGGACGTTCGGCAGTTCGGGCAATCACTGGGGAAGAACCCTTATATCGAGATGGTCAGTCATCCTGGATCGCATTCAACCATAATGCTGTTCAGGAAGTACAAGGATTTGAAGCCAGAGTGGCAGCTTATGGGGAAGAGGGCAGACTGGAGATTCGTTCTGGAGGACTGGAGGGCGAATTGCTCGGTGTGTGTGAAGTTTCTGGACCTGGAGGCAGCGTGAATGGGAAAGATATCAAGTGGACAACGGTCCAGTGTTCGCTTGAGGCGCCACATAAGGTGAATGAGCTGTATATTATTTTCAAAGGTGGAGCAGCGTTACGCCACTTTAGATTGTTGTAGTTGTAGAACATGAAACCAATAAGCTGTCTTGCACAAATACGTGCAGGCAGCTTTATTTGTGTGAACAAGCGGTAACAACCAGCATGTCCTGAATAATCAAGCTCTGAAACAAGCACAATAATGCTGTTGTGTGTAGAATCTGTAAAGGTGGTTGTGGTATGAACGATAAAAAGTGGGACCTCGTCGCACTTGCTTCCATCCCTTTAATTATGACCTTGGGTAACTCCATGCTTATACCGATCCTGCCACAGATCGAACGTGAGTTGAAGGTATCTGCATTTAAGGTCAGTATGCTCATTACAGTCTACGCTGTAGTTGCCATCCTGCTTATTCCTCTTGCAGGGTATTTGTCTGATCGTTTTGGCAGAAAAGCAATCATTATTCCCAGTCTCATCATTGCAGCCGTCGGGGGTGCTGTAGCTGGTGTGGCTGCATGGATGCTGAACGGAAATATAGCCTACTGGACCATATTAGGTGGCAGGTTATTGCAGGGGGTTGGGGCAGCGGGGGCATTCCCGATTGTGATTCCTTTGGTTGGGGACATGTTCAATGATGAAGATCAGGTATCTAAAAGCCTGGGAATCATTGAAACTTCGAATACATTTGGCAAAGTGTTAAGTCCGATTCTTGGAGCAGCACTGGCAGTGTGGTTATGGTATCTACCCTTTATGGCTATTCCCGTACTATGTGTTCTTTCGCTGATCCTGGTTATTTTCTTGGTGAAAACACCCAAGAAAAAAGAAAAACCGCCCACCTTTACAGAATTTGTGGCTTCCATTAAGGACGTATTAAAAGAAAAAGGACGATGGTTATACGCCTTGTTTGCGATCGGTGGAATATGTATGTTTATTCTTTTTGGTGTGCTTTATTATCTATCCGAGACGTTGGAGAGCGAGTTCGCCATGAAAGGCATTGTAAAAGGTCTTGTGCTTGCCATCCCGTTAGCGGCACTGTGCCTTTTTTCCTTTTTCGCAGGAAAGTGGATCGGAAAGAGTAAGCCTCGCATGAAGTGGATCGGATTCACAGGACTTATTCTTGTAACCGTTTCGCTGGGCGTTATTGGAGTTTTCGATAATATTTACGTTGTCGTAGGTCTATTCACATTGGGAAGTGCGGGAATAGGGGCAACCTTACCATGTCTGGATGCTCTAATTACTGAGGGTGTGGACAAAAAGCAGCGAGGCACGATTACGGCTTTGTTCAGTAGCATGCGATTCATCGGTGTATCACTCGGCCCACCTGTTGTTTCTTTGCTCATTGGCAAACAACATTTTTTGCTTTTTGGTGTGCTTGCCGCTTCTGCAGCTGTAGGAGGACTACTTACATTGTTCGCAGTTAAACCGGATAAGGGAGACCAACCTACTTCAGGAAGCGGTCAGAAACAGGACGAACGGCACATCGATCGAATCGAGACAAGTAGGGGTTATGCTCCCATAGGTCGCAAGAAAAGTCCATTTTAGATAGACGGTGCTGAATGCTACATTCATTTCCATGGTGTCTTAACTTTAACATTCAGATCTATTCCAATAAAAAACGCGTTTACGCCTAAGAAAGCGGATGAATTTGCTTTCTCGGTGTAAACGCGTTTCTGGTTTCTATGAGCAGAATGACTTTAACCGATCATTCGTGTTTGCTTATATTAGACTGGCTAGTTTCGGTGTTGCCGGTTCCAGATTCTGAATTCTTGGATTGATCTTGAGGTGAATCCGTTGCAGTGATATGAGTATGAGCGAGCAGAGCATGAGCTTCTATGGAGAAGCTACCGCTTCGTTTTCCCTGAATCAGATATATAAGCAAGAACAGAATCATAAACATCACGGAATAACGATACATATCGGTATAACTGGTCATGGCCGCAATGGCGCCGAGAAGAAGGGCACCAGTCGCAATCCCCAGATCCAGCGAGTTCAAAAACATACCGTTAGCCATACCCCGTTGAGTAGGAGATACAACTTGAATCATCCAGGTCTGCAGAGATGACTGCATGGAACCATAACCGATTCCATAGATAAAGGCAGCGATGAACAGGACAGACATGGAGGTTGCATACGAGAGAAGAATGAGTCCGACAGCAACGAATATTGCCCCTGGAATGAGCAGTGCTTTTGGACCTTTGTTGTCATAGATTCGTCCTGCAAATGGTCTAACCAATAACACGGCGAGTGCATTGAACAAAAAGAACAGCGCAGGATTGGCCAGATTGGCTTCCTTGCCATACAAAACGATGAATCCGACAAGCCCACCATAGGTGATGGATAACAGGCAGTTCAGCACACTGGGCAGAATCAGCTTGCGGTTGAAAGGTGTCTTCTGTTTCGGATTAGATTCTGAAGCACTTGTTGTAGCTTGTGGAATGATACGTTCACTGTTATTGCTTCTGGCGGCTTTTTTGCGTGTCAGCGTGTAACTAAGTGGATAGATTACAGCGAGAACACCAGCAGTACATAACATCAGGGTTACAAATCCGGCACCCTGGAGCAGAGTGACCCCAATGATTGGCCCCATAGACATAGCCAGACTAGTCGATAGACCAAAGTAACCCATACCTTCACCCATTCGTTTGACGGGCACAATATCCGAGGCCATCGTTGGAAAAGCGGTACTGCTCATACCAAACCCGATACCAAACAACATTCTCAGTAACAAGAGCACAGCTATACCGGCAGCAAAATAATAGCCGAGTGTTGCCAGCAGGGCTACGGACAGACCTATATAGATCATGGCGTTACGAAGACCCTTCTCCAGTGCTTTCGCGGAATAGAGACGGGCTGCTATGGCACTTAGTGCAAACAGACAGGTGAAGAGGCTAACCTCAAATGCATTAGCATGAAATCGCTCCTGAACGTAGGACGGAAGTGGAGAGACGATCATGTGCAGTTGGAGGAATAACAAAAAGTTGCACAGCATAAGCAGAATGAAATCGGTGGTCCATAGTCTAACTTGTGTAGATTGATCTTTCATGATGACGTATTCCCCCTGAGTTGTGATTCATTACAAGTTGCGATTAATGAGGGAAAGAGTATGTTTAAATGCTTCCATCTGGTCTTCGGATATACCTTCAGCAAGTTCTTTATTCATTTCTCTTTCGATCGGAACGAGGATATCGATTAACGCTTTGCCTTCCTTGGTGAGATATAACAGATAGGCTCTGCGATCCTGTTCGCTGGTCCGGCGTTCTACCCAGCCTTTTTTCTCAAGCAGATCAATGATCCGGGCTGTGGTGGGCTGGTCTTTAAATACACGTGCAGCCAATTCCTTCTGATTCACACCTTCACCTCGGTCAACATTAAAAAGGACAGAAAATTGTTCTGTCGTAATATCATAAGGTTTGAATCGCGTAGCAAGTAAAGCGACTGCTTTACGATGCGTGAAACCCAACATGAATCCGACAGATTGCTCCAGTGTGTAGTCCATGTGATTGCGAGACCTCGCTTTCCATCATAAATTGATCCAATCAATTACTTGTTATAACAAGTATATGTTAGACAAGTAATTTTGTCAAAATGAAAAAAGCAAATATCGGACATAGGTGTTCGCTATGCAATGATCCAAAAATACTGGTAGAATGGAAATGAAACCGCTTCTATGGAATGAAAGTTCAGAGTACTTTTGAAGTATGGAGAAAACCAATTCGCTCTAACCGATGTTGGAGAAGACCAAGGAGAGCTGTGTATGCTGAAAAATATTCCCGCAATAATTCCTCCAGAGTTGCTTAAAATCATGTCTGAAATGGGGCATGGGGACGAGTTGGTTCTGGCTGATGGCAATTTCCCGGCAGCTAGTCATGCCAAACGGCTTGTACGTTGTGATGCACTGGGCGTCGTTGAGTTGTTGGACGCTATCTTGCAATTGTATCCCCTGGATACCTATGCCGAGCGTCCCGCCGCTGTCATGCAAGTTGTAAAGGGGGATCAGGTGATCCCCATCATATGGGAAGACTATCGCCGTTTAATAGAAGAACACGAAGGCATTACGGATGCTTTCGATCAAGAAGAGCGTTTTGATTTTTATGAACGTGCTTCGCGTGCTTATGCGATTGTTGCTACCGGAGAGCGCGCACAGTATGCTAATCTGATTCTGAAAAAGGGCGTCATTTTCCCTGATGCTGATCCTCTCCAACAACAACAGAATGCTGAATTAAACTGAATCTTTAGGAGGGCGACGGAGCACCGGATGCTTTGGTCGCCTTTTTATTCTTGCCGCTGCGCAGCCAGTATACCAGAACGTACAGAATCGGCATGGATTCAATGAGCACGGTGTACACTGGAACAGCGAAGGAACGAATGGCCAGTTCATAAGATGCAGGATCTCTGGCATATTGAAGCACAATGGCGGTGGCAGTTCCCCCAATCAGATACACCACAGATTTTTGCTGTTTGACACCACTCAGTTTGGAAAGACAGACAGATGCGACATATAACAGAAAAGAACTGCGAGTAAACATGGTGGTTGACCAGATTGCGATCAGCACAGGGTCCAGATTATCCAGGAAATCGCCGTAACGGGCAAAGCGCACCATCTCAAGTAAAGGATAGCGAAGCCCAGCGGCAACATAAGGGCCAAAATTCATCAGAGTGAACATCCAGAACACGACAATAAATATAACAACAGTGGTCCCGGCTAATAACATGCTTTTTAACATAGGGCGCTTGAAAGCAACCACGGGTGCAAGGAAGAGGAACATCATCCATTCGGAGAACCAGGGCATCGTGGACAGAGATCCGATCACCATTTCACCCCAATCGTGATGCGTTGTCATCGCAATCAGTATCCCCGGATTACCACCACCCCCTACAGCTGGCATGAGCAAGGTAGACGTGAAGAGCTGCACCAGAAAAATACCTTCGGACATAAATACAATGGTAACGAGCCCTGAGCGCGCAGTTAGACAGATACTTAGTAAAGTAAGGCTAGCTGTAAGCCAAATCGGAGTCTGCGGCAAATACATTGATTGTAGAAAGATAATGAAGTTTTCCACGTCAATCGATAACAAGTACAGACATAACAGGACAATCAACCCGATATAAAAACGGTGTACCATTTTGCCCACGATTTCCTCCCCGTAGGAAATCCAGGGTTTCTCGGGGTAAAGGGAACCCAAACGGTATGTAAAGAAGAGGAAGATCAAACTGATCAGAAAACCGCCAATGATGGACAACCATCCCTGATAGCCACTCATTTTGAATAAGCGCTGCAATAGAAAGGCAACCGGTTCGGAGTACAGGTAAACAAACATGAAGCGGTAAGCCTGTCCGGCAGTCAGATGGTTCATGGTCAATCTCCTCTCTTATTTAATCATATGATTAGCCCAGCCGAAGAGCCATTGGATCACATCATTCGGATTGGGCCACTCAGACCAGCATACTGCAAGTGTATTCCATACGAGAAAAAGACCGAGCAGCAGGAAATAGGCTCTTTTGATCGTTTTCTTGCTTGCTTTTACGGACGGCCAATCCAGCAAGTACAACCCGGCAAATACCAAAACGGCTAACACCTATGTAACCTCCTTCGCTAACGAAACTCCACTCATTGGTATATTAGAAACTTGACTCCGAACCGACAAATTGGATGTTGATTTTGGTGTTGACGGTAAACTGAAGATCATTCTTTACGTAGTCGATCCATGCCGGACGCAGCTTCTTCCAGATTTGGGGGTATCTCCATTCGAGTCGGTATCCGAGCATAAGGATATCAGCCCCTTCTTTTTTCGCTGTTCGCACGGCTTGAGTAAGGTGAGCATTCATTTTTTCATTGGCTGCCTGTTCTATATCCGTAACACTAACTATGTCTTCAGCCTTCAGGACAGGAATTACGGAATTCAATTCGGCTTTGCCTGCGAGGTTGATTACGAAATGTGGTTCTCCATTTTGGAGCTTTACGTGAATGTCAGAGCGCATATTATAGAGTTTCATACTTGCCTTTTGTTTTTTGGTTTGTACGGAGATGGTCAGCGAATCCAGATTTTGCCCTGCCCAAGCAACAGCCCGTGCTTCATTAGCCGAGAGTGTGGCAACCATTCGCATCTGTCTGAAAATGGATCCGCCGACTTGACTCACCCACTTTTTGGATTCTCCCTCTTCGCTGACCATTTTTGTTTTTTTGGCATCTAACATTGAGCAAGCAAACCCCTGATTCATTTTATTGGATGTAAAAATACTCAGCATCTGGGTCTTTAACAGATTCTCTTCGGTGGAGAATTCCCGCAGCACGTCACTTGGGATTTCTTCAAATACCGGTGTCAGATCAGAAACGTCCTTGGCTCTGCCATTAGCGACCATCACATAGCTGCTCAGGTGGAACAGGGGCTGGCGTGCAATCCATTCCATGGTATCTTCAATGCCCTCTCGTGCGTATGCCTGGCCAAAGACAATGACTCGCGTATGCCCCCAGGAGATTTTACGTGTAAGGTCCGTCTGGATTCGCTCAATGGCATCGGCAATCGTTGGTGCAGTTGCCGAAACAGCTGCATAAGGATTCTTGCCTGTACCTGCACCTTCGGGAGAAAGACGATTGGGGAGCGGCATGTTAAGTGTGACTTCAATCTCTCCGGGGGTATCCGCTTTATCCACGTACATCGCTGTAATGAAGGTGCGCTCGTTAATTTCGACTTTGGACCAGCATCCGCTACAGACCAGACAGCATGTAAGAATTATTCCAAGTTT
The window above is part of the Paenibacillus sp. 1781tsa1 genome. Proteins encoded here:
- a CDS encoding phosphotransferase family protein; protein product: MSTMNSGLHCTISAEMLHQLVEINFGSDTKVKEFGLLQGGLFNTTYRIQLEHTSYTDVILRLAPERGEMAVGSASDPLFSFERTMMAAEPVVYEYYRKAGIPAPNIIACDDSGSIIPRTYMFMAFIPSKQLDHVSISKEDKQRLYHQLGVYTAIMHQIEGASFGWPQGDGTIKGSDQWSEVLHSFAEETALKAAQVGYMSGVGEEIAAIFIKNKDLFDQVTRPVLVHNDLWEANVLVHQEKGELNIAAIIDGDRSMFADREFEAILSTESLAFHEGYDRPLDSSAEGQARRLAYRILSSYFNAYVHEHQVNQPEDGQKYRQRTLDLLEQWKQLAHH
- a CDS encoding glycoside hydrolase family 3 C-terminal domain-containing protein, whose protein sequence is MKEYHQYPMWDVSRSLEERLDDLIARLTTEEKIRLIPTREAAVPRLGIPAYNVGGEAAHGVAWKGEATVFPQPLGLSSTWNTRLMREIGSVIGDEARAYHHRNPEVHGLTLWAPTVDLERDPRWGRTEEGYGEDPVLTGEMSAALVKGMQGNDPFYLKMVATLKHFFANNNEKDRLNCSSSIDPRNLREYYLKAFETPFVEGGALSMMTAYNSINGTPAIESPYVNDVVKGEWAMPGFIVCDGGDLSQTVDYHGYHTSHAESAAGALKAGVDCLTDEVDLVVSALEDALDQDLLEIADLDRAIRNIFGVRMRLGQLDQSGCNPYASIPESVLCAPEHAKLSYRAAAESIVLLQNDGLLPLKPEALQKISVIGPLADVVYTDWYSGTLPYRVSVLDGLRNRLPQTDVTYTDGNDRIQLKTADGQVISLGAEGTLVAVSQDSTPAAAEFVHQDWGSGSHTLRSVNNHRYVSLTEQGIYQANAPEIGGWFVKEVVRFEPQSDGSNILRTWNGIPVGVSEHQGRSALSPVPPQAEPATSTTDDVGDSGRPNHSPSNIQKATAIEINIVTSGIQQAEEAARSSQASVVVVGNSPYINGKEEIDRPSLLLPPNQVELVKAVCEANPNTVVVIMGSYPFALQELKGIARAIVYMTHAGQELGNALADVLLGQYAPAGRLNMTWYEDESQLPDIMDYDIIQNGMTYMYHQGPVQYAFGHGLTYSEFEYEAIRVSRSAPVEDTTTDQLKIEVEVHNTGERDSDEVVQIYGSSYTSRVKRAQKQLLAFRRIHVKAGTRVTIHFEIPIQKLALWDVTRDRYCLETATWAILAGRSSADIRQSADIKIEGETIPDRPLHLLTFAENYDACRGVLLDECLEGRSAVRAITGEEPLYRDGQSSWIAFNHNAVQEVQGFEARVAAYGEEGRLEIRSGGLEGELLGVCEVSGPGGSVNGKDIKWTTVQCSLEAPHKVNELYIIFKGGAALRHFRLL
- a CDS encoding MFS transporter, which translates into the protein MNDKKWDLVALASIPLIMTLGNSMLIPILPQIERELKVSAFKVSMLITVYAVVAILLIPLAGYLSDRFGRKAIIIPSLIIAAVGGAVAGVAAWMLNGNIAYWTILGGRLLQGVGAAGAFPIVIPLVGDMFNDEDQVSKSLGIIETSNTFGKVLSPILGAALAVWLWYLPFMAIPVLCVLSLILVIFLVKTPKKKEKPPTFTEFVASIKDVLKEKGRWLYALFAIGGICMFILFGVLYYLSETLESEFAMKGIVKGLVLAIPLAALCLFSFFAGKWIGKSKPRMKWIGFTGLILVTVSLGVIGVFDNIYVVVGLFTLGSAGIGATLPCLDALITEGVDKKQRGTITALFSSMRFIGVSLGPPVVSLLIGKQHFLLFGVLAASAAVGGLLTLFAVKPDKGDQPTSGSGQKQDERHIDRIETSRGYAPIGRKKSPF
- a CDS encoding MFS transporter: MKDQSTQVRLWTTDFILLMLCNFLLFLQLHMIVSPLPSYVQERFHANAFEVSLFTCLFALSAIAARLYSAKALEKGLRNAMIYIGLSVALLATLGYYFAAGIAVLLLLRMLFGIGFGMSSTAFPTMASDIVPVKRMGEGMGYFGLSTSLAMSMGPIIGVTLLQGAGFVTLMLCTAGVLAVIYPLSYTLTRKKAARSNNSERIIPQATTSASESNPKQKTPFNRKLILPSVLNCLLSITYGGLVGFIVLYGKEANLANPALFFLFNALAVLLVRPFAGRIYDNKGPKALLIPGAIFVAVGLILLSYATSMSVLFIAAFIYGIGYGSMQSSLQTWMIQVVSPTQRGMANGMFLNSLDLGIATGALLLGAIAAMTSYTDMYRYSVMFMILFLLIYLIQGKRSGSFSIEAHALLAHTHITATDSPQDQSKNSESGTGNTETSQSNISKHE
- a CDS encoding MarR family winged helix-turn-helix transcriptional regulator; translation: MDYTLEQSVGFMLGFTHRKAVALLATRFKPYDITTEQFSVLFNVDRGEGVNQKELAARVFKDQPTTARIIDLLEKKGWVERRTSEQDRRAYLLYLTKEGKALIDILVPIEREMNKELAEGISEDQMEAFKHTLSLINRNL
- a CDS encoding RbsD/FucU family protein; translation: MLKNIPAIIPPELLKIMSEMGHGDELVLADGNFPAASHAKRLVRCDALGVVELLDAILQLYPLDTYAERPAAVMQVVKGDQVIPIIWEDYRRLIEEHEGITDAFDQEERFDFYERASRAYAIVATGERAQYANLILKKGVIFPDADPLQQQQNAELN
- a CDS encoding GerAB/ArcD/ProY family transporter, translating into MNHLTAGQAYRFMFVYLYSEPVAFLLQRLFKMSGYQGWLSIIGGFLISLIFLFFTYRLGSLYPEKPWISYGEEIVGKMVHRFYIGLIVLLCLYLLSIDVENFIIFLQSMYLPQTPIWLTASLTLLSICLTARSGLVTIVFMSEGIFLVQLFTSTLLMPAVGGGGNPGILIAMTTHHDWGEMVIGSLSTMPWFSEWMMFLFLAPVVAFKRPMLKSMLLAGTTVVIFIVVFWMFTLMNFGPYVAAGLRYPLLEMVRFARYGDFLDNLDPVLIAIWSTTMFTRSSFLLYVASVCLSKLSGVKQQKSVVYLIGGTATAIVLQYARDPASYELAIRSFAVPVYTVLIESMPILYVLVYWLRSGKNKKATKASGAPSPS
- a CDS encoding Ger(x)C family spore germination protein, which translates into the protein MNFRRTFLKLGIILTCCLVCSGCWSKVEINERTFITAMYVDKADTPGEIEVTLNMPLPNRLSPEGAGTGKNPYAAVSATAPTIADAIERIQTDLTRKISWGHTRVIVFGQAYAREGIEDTMEWIARQPLFHLSSYVMVANGRAKDVSDLTPVFEEIPSDVLREFSTEENLLKTQMLSIFTSNKMNQGFACSMLDAKKTKMVSEEGESKKWVSQVGGSIFRQMRMVATLSANEARAVAWAGQNLDSLTISVQTKKQKASMKLYNMRSDIHVKLQNGEPHFVINLAGKAELNSVIPVLKAEDIVSVTDIEQAANEKMNAHLTQAVRTAKKEGADILMLGYRLEWRYPQIWKKLRPAWIDYVKNDLQFTVNTKINIQFVGSESSF